In Paeniglutamicibacter kerguelensis, one genomic interval encodes:
- a CDS encoding acyl-CoA thioesterase, producing the protein MHALFRLLVLLTTARKRPPVSIFDPVSTPMRARLTDIDIAMHINNGMYFSLFDLGRFELMVRSGAWDVIRKNKWTPVVQAETITFRKSIVLNQRFTQETRIIGMDERCIYFEQRMVADGEIYAQATIATRMVSKKGPVSNQEIIATVGEDVPADLVLPGWIEQWRENTALPGARRPAPHQWV; encoded by the coding sequence ATGCATGCACTCTTTCGACTTCTCGTCCTGCTGACCACGGCCCGCAAGCGGCCTCCCGTGTCTATTTTCGACCCTGTCTCGACGCCGATGCGCGCAAGGTTGACGGACATCGACATAGCCATGCACATCAACAACGGGATGTACTTCTCGCTCTTCGACCTCGGGCGCTTCGAGCTGATGGTGCGTTCGGGCGCCTGGGACGTGATCCGGAAGAACAAGTGGACCCCGGTGGTCCAGGCCGAGACCATCACCTTCCGCAAGTCCATCGTCCTCAACCAGAGGTTCACCCAGGAAACCAGGATTATCGGCATGGACGAGCGCTGCATCTACTTCGAACAGCGCATGGTCGCCGACGGCGAGATCTATGCCCAGGCGACCATCGCCACCCGCATGGTTTCCAAGAAGGGCCCTGTCTCCAACCAGGAGATCATCGCGACGGTGGGGGAGGACGTGCCGGCGGACCTTGTGCTCCCCGGATGGATCGAACAATGGCGGGAAAACACCGCGTTGCCCGGGGCCCGCAGGCCCGCGCCGCACCAGTGGGTCTAG
- a CDS encoding FadR/GntR family transcriptional regulator → MTITRTPRLDAHARLRALTADITDLILDRGLLPGDAMPTEQELSAELGVGRNTLREAIKVLQALGVVEIRHGFGMFVAEENLLALSDSLTFRGQMSLRHKGHEANELVDVRQALEAGLVGSAISAITPEQLAKLEATVVTMESLAADGQNFVDADKDFHRLLFEPLNNQLLSNLLGVFWDVYRTIHQGIGVRDSTRAHLAETAHSHRELLNAVKAGDKALASELLSRHFDGIREQLAAINTVKA, encoded by the coding sequence ATGACCATCACGCGAACACCACGTCTCGATGCCCATGCGCGTCTGCGCGCGCTCACTGCCGATATCACCGACCTCATCCTGGACCGCGGCCTGCTGCCCGGGGATGCCATGCCCACCGAGCAGGAACTTTCCGCCGAGCTGGGCGTCGGCCGCAACACCCTGCGCGAGGCCATCAAGGTGCTCCAGGCCCTCGGCGTCGTGGAAATCCGGCACGGCTTCGGCATGTTCGTTGCCGAGGAAAACCTCTTGGCGCTCTCGGATTCACTGACCTTCCGCGGGCAGATGTCCTTGCGCCACAAGGGGCACGAGGCCAACGAGCTGGTCGACGTGCGCCAGGCGTTGGAGGCGGGGCTCGTCGGCTCGGCGATTTCCGCCATCACCCCCGAACAGCTTGCCAAGCTCGAGGCCACCGTCGTGACCATGGAGTCGCTCGCCGCCGACGGCCAGAACTTCGTCGATGCCGACAAGGATTTCCACCGCCTCCTGTTTGAGCCGCTCAACAACCAGCTGCTCAGCAACCTGCTGGGCGTTTTCTGGGACGTCTACCGCACCATCCACCAAGGCATCGGCGTACGGGACAGCACCCGGGCGCACCTTGCCGAGACGGCGCATTCGCACCGAGAGCTTCTCAATGCGGTGAAGGCCGGGGACAAGGCTCTGGCCAGCGAATTGCTCAGCCGTCACTTCGACGGCATCCGCGAACAGCTCGCCGCGATCAACACGGTCAAGGCCTGA
- a CDS encoding potassium channel family protein: protein MAKHHLFTPKSIERIAEANSVVVIGLGRFGGALALELAAAGTEVLGIDADEDIVQSFNGRLTHVVRADSTKEEALRQLSVHEFDSAVVGIGSDLEASILTTSALLRFKKPTIWAKAVSEAHGQILEQLGVEHVVRPEQDMGRRVAHLVRGAMLDYVEFEDGFAMVKTRPPREAQGQPLGTTGIRAKHHVTVVAVKRQSGEWDYATPQTILNPEDEIIVAGATAAAERFATLL from the coding sequence TTGGCTAAGCACCATCTATTCACCCCCAAATCCATCGAACGCATCGCGGAAGCCAATTCCGTGGTCGTGATCGGGCTTGGCCGTTTCGGCGGCGCGCTGGCCCTAGAGCTGGCGGCCGCCGGCACCGAGGTCCTGGGCATAGACGCGGACGAGGACATCGTCCAGTCGTTCAACGGCAGGCTCACCCATGTGGTGCGGGCGGACTCGACCAAGGAAGAGGCCCTGCGCCAGCTGTCGGTGCACGAATTCGACAGCGCCGTGGTCGGCATCGGCAGCGACCTCGAGGCCAGCATCCTCACCACCTCCGCCCTGCTGCGCTTCAAGAAGCCCACCATCTGGGCCAAGGCCGTCAGCGAGGCCCACGGCCAGATCCTCGAACAGCTGGGCGTTGAGCACGTCGTCCGTCCGGAGCAGGACATGGGGCGCCGCGTCGCCCACTTGGTCCGCGGCGCCATGCTGGACTATGTCGAGTTCGAGGACGGCTTTGCGATGGTCAAGACCCGGCCACCCAGGGAAGCCCAGGGTCAGCCCCTCGGCACCACCGGGATCCGGGCAAAGCACCATGTCACGGTCGTTGCGGTCAAGCGCCAGAGCGGCGAATGGGATTACGCGACCCCGCAGACGATCCTGAACCCGGAGGACGAGATCATCGTGGCCGGTGCGACGGCCGCCGCCGAACGGTTCGCCACGCTGCTTTAG
- a CDS encoding ABC transporter substrate-binding protein, which produces MTLKDLANKPRGRREFLKMTGMLGAAAAFSATVAACSSPGASAGGGSAAASGATTHLEAGISYALSTGFDPMTSSGATPFAANMHIFEGLVDLHPATREPYLALAAADPKQLDDTSWEVKLRSGAKFHNGDPVTVDDVVYSFERVLDAKNASLFAQFVPFIKTVKAKGDDTVVFTLNYAFPLFPTRISVVKIVPKKLASADQAAFDAAPVGSGPYKLISATKDDKIVFEKFADYNGAYAAKAEAMTWYLLSDAAARVTAAESGRVSVIEDVPYLDVDRLKAKMNVESVQSFGLLFLMFNCAEGPFADKRVRQAFHYATDTQTIIDRALLGNAKAATSYVQETHPQYVKAATVYGYDQARAEALLKEAGVTTLEFELLTTDTSWVKDIAPLLLESWNKLPGVKVTMQNLQSGALYTDHVDTGTFRVVAAPGDPSVFGNDLDLLLSWFYRGDVWPTKRFRWSKAAEYKALQGMLDAAVKAKDEAGATKAWTEAINLISENVPLYPVLHRQLPTAWSEKSVENFKPLPTTGVSFVGVAPKA; this is translated from the coding sequence ATGACCCTGAAGGACTTGGCCAATAAGCCCCGCGGCCGCCGTGAATTTCTCAAGATGACCGGCATGCTCGGTGCTGCGGCCGCCTTCTCGGCCACGGTCGCCGCATGCTCGAGCCCGGGTGCCTCGGCCGGAGGCGGCAGCGCGGCCGCATCCGGAGCCACCACGCACCTGGAAGCAGGCATCTCGTACGCCCTGTCAACCGGTTTCGACCCGATGACCTCTTCCGGCGCGACCCCGTTCGCCGCCAACATGCACATCTTCGAGGGCCTCGTGGACCTGCACCCGGCAACCCGCGAACCGTACCTGGCACTCGCCGCGGCCGACCCGAAGCAGCTCGACGACACCAGCTGGGAAGTCAAGCTCCGCTCCGGCGCCAAGTTCCACAACGGCGACCCGGTGACCGTCGACGACGTCGTGTACTCCTTCGAGCGCGTGCTCGACGCGAAGAACGCATCGCTCTTCGCGCAGTTCGTGCCGTTCATCAAGACCGTCAAGGCCAAGGGCGACGACACCGTCGTCTTCACGCTGAACTACGCCTTCCCGCTCTTCCCGACCCGCATCTCCGTGGTCAAGATCGTCCCGAAGAAGCTTGCCTCCGCGGACCAGGCCGCCTTCGACGCTGCCCCGGTCGGCTCGGGCCCGTACAAGCTCATCTCGGCGACCAAGGACGACAAGATCGTCTTCGAGAAGTTCGCCGACTACAACGGCGCCTACGCAGCCAAGGCCGAGGCCATGACCTGGTACCTGCTCTCCGATGCAGCAGCCCGCGTCACCGCCGCCGAATCCGGCCGCGTATCGGTGATCGAGGACGTGCCGTACCTGGACGTCGACCGCCTCAAAGCCAAAATGAACGTCGAATCGGTGCAGTCCTTCGGCCTGCTCTTCCTGATGTTCAACTGCGCCGAGGGACCGTTCGCCGACAAGCGCGTGCGCCAGGCGTTCCACTACGCCACGGACACCCAGACGATCATCGACCGCGCGTTGCTGGGCAACGCCAAGGCCGCGACCTCCTACGTGCAGGAAACCCACCCGCAGTACGTCAAGGCCGCAACCGTTTACGGCTACGACCAGGCCCGCGCCGAGGCATTGCTCAAGGAAGCCGGCGTCACCACGCTCGAATTCGAGCTGCTGACCACCGACACCTCCTGGGTCAAGGACATCGCCCCGCTGCTGCTCGAATCCTGGAACAAGCTTCCGGGCGTCAAGGTCACCATGCAGAACCTGCAGTCCGGTGCCTTGTACACCGACCACGTGGACACCGGAACGTTCCGCGTCGTCGCGGCCCCGGGCGACCCGTCGGTCTTCGGCAACGACCTGGACCTGCTGCTGAGCTGGTTCTACCGCGGCGATGTCTGGCCGACCAAGCGCTTCCGCTGGTCCAAGGCCGCCGAATACAAGGCGCTGCAGGGCATGCTCGATGCCGCGGTGAAGGCCAAGGACGAGGCCGGCGCCACCAAGGCCTGGACCGAGGCCATCAACCTGATCTCCGAGAACGTGCCGCTGTACCCGGTGCTGCACCGCCAGCTGCCGACCGCCTGGAGCGAAAAGTCGGTTGAGAACTTCAAGCCGCTGCCGACCACCGGCGTCTCCTTCGTCGGAGTCGCACCGAAGGCCTAA
- a CDS encoding dihydrodipicolinate synthase family protein: MAFANNPKYTGVIPPVVTPRTADGAIDIPGLQAVVEHLVTGGVTGLFVLGSSGEVPYLTNAERALVVSTIREANAGRVPLIVGANEQTTERVIEEGRAMIELGADALVVTTPYYALSNAAEVEAHFRAVHAALQIDIFAYDVPVRTHVKLSVATAVALAKDGVIVGVKDSSGDDVSFRQLLLATRDFEGFSVFTGHEVVVDGAMLGGAHGVVPGLGNVDPAGYRRLFDAAVAGDFVTAAKEQDRLTEVFEIVYTPDSARVSGGAAGLGAFKTALVELGVIGCNKMSSPMEDLNASEASAISGILTRTGLL, encoded by the coding sequence GTGGCATTCGCAAACAACCCCAAGTACACCGGCGTCATCCCCCCGGTAGTCACCCCGCGCACGGCGGATGGCGCCATCGATATTCCGGGTCTGCAGGCCGTCGTTGAGCACCTGGTCACCGGCGGCGTCACCGGCCTGTTCGTGCTCGGTTCCTCCGGCGAGGTACCGTATCTCACCAACGCCGAGCGCGCCCTGGTGGTCTCCACCATCCGCGAAGCCAACGCCGGCCGCGTGCCGCTGATCGTCGGCGCCAACGAGCAGACCACCGAGCGTGTCATCGAGGAAGGCCGCGCGATGATCGAACTCGGCGCCGACGCACTCGTCGTTACCACCCCGTACTACGCACTGTCCAACGCCGCAGAGGTCGAGGCCCACTTCCGCGCCGTCCACGCAGCGCTGCAGATCGACATCTTCGCCTACGACGTGCCGGTGCGCACCCACGTCAAGCTGTCCGTCGCCACCGCCGTGGCGCTGGCCAAGGACGGGGTGATCGTCGGCGTGAAGGATTCCTCCGGCGACGATGTCTCCTTCCGCCAGCTGCTGCTGGCAACCCGCGACTTCGAGGGCTTCTCCGTCTTCACCGGCCACGAGGTCGTCGTCGACGGCGCCATGCTCGGCGGCGCCCACGGCGTGGTCCCGGGCCTTGGCAACGTCGACCCGGCCGGCTACCGCCGCCTGTTCGATGCGGCCGTCGCCGGCGACTTCGTCACCGCGGCCAAGGAACAGGACCGCCTGACCGAGGTCTTCGAGATCGTCTACACCCCGGACTCCGCACGCGTTTCCGGCGGCGCCGCCGGCCTGGGTGCCTTCAAGACCGCACTGGTCGAGCTGGGCGTCATCGGCTGCAACAAGATGAGCTCCCCGATGGAGGACCTGAATGCGTCCGAGGCCTCGGCGATCTCCGGCATCCTGACCCGCACCGGACTGCTCTAA
- a CDS encoding ABC transporter permease → MGTLLRLLLRRLAALPLMILGVTFLVFIILKLSPGDEATSALGEGASDAAKDAYREARGLNAPLVIQYFSFLSRLLVLDFGKTTPPERPVSEMIANAFPLTLQLTFYGVLIAVVIALVFGVMGALYRDKMPDQLVRVFSIAAVATPSFWLGILLIQWLALGANPLFPSGGAAPEGSGIVGWLSHMTLPALALAIPVSASLIRVVRTSMVEELDKDYVRTAIGNGVPRGEVLTRNVLRNALVTPVTVLGLRIGYLLGGAVVIEMIFSLPGMGQLIMNGITNSDVNLVQGVVLTIAVTFVLVNIVVDLLYLLINPRIRTV, encoded by the coding sequence GTGGGAACCCTCCTACGGCTACTGCTACGTCGCCTCGCCGCCCTGCCCCTGATGATCCTGGGTGTCACCTTCCTGGTCTTCATCATCCTCAAACTTTCGCCCGGTGACGAGGCCACGTCCGCGTTGGGCGAAGGCGCCTCCGACGCGGCCAAGGACGCCTACCGCGAAGCCCGCGGGCTCAATGCGCCGCTGGTCATCCAGTACTTCAGCTTCCTGAGCCGGCTGCTGGTGCTGGACTTCGGCAAGACCACCCCGCCGGAGCGCCCGGTCAGCGAAATGATCGCCAACGCCTTCCCGCTGACCCTGCAGCTGACCTTCTACGGCGTGCTGATCGCCGTGGTCATCGCCCTGGTGTTCGGCGTCATGGGCGCCCTCTACCGCGACAAGATGCCCGACCAACTGGTCCGCGTCTTCTCCATCGCGGCCGTGGCCACCCCGTCGTTCTGGCTCGGCATCCTGCTCATCCAGTGGCTGGCCCTGGGCGCGAACCCGCTCTTCCCCTCCGGCGGCGCGGCCCCCGAGGGATCGGGCATCGTCGGCTGGCTGTCCCACATGACGCTTCCGGCGCTAGCCCTGGCCATCCCGGTCTCCGCCTCGCTGATCCGCGTGGTGCGCACCTCCATGGTCGAGGAACTGGATAAGGACTACGTCCGCACCGCCATCGGCAACGGCGTGCCGCGCGGAGAGGTGCTCACCCGCAACGTGCTGCGCAACGCACTGGTCACCCCGGTCACGGTGCTGGGCCTGCGCATCGGCTACCTGCTCGGCGGCGCTGTCGTCATCGAAATGATCTTCTCGCTGCCCGGCATGGGCCAGCTGATCATGAACGGCATCACCAACTCCGACGTCAACCTGGTCCAGGGCGTGGTGCTGACCATCGCGGTCACCTTCGTGCTGGTGAACATCGTCGTCGACCTGCTTTACCTGCTCATCAACCCGCGCATCAGGACGGTGTAA
- a CDS encoding ROK family protein — protein MNKATAQMRPEESGRIAAFGIDLGGTKIAAGLIDTEGSVLASASVPTPATEGAEAVLDAVAGLVDALGAAPEAAGLRIRGLGMGAAGVIDAGNARVLSATDTILHWAGTDLSAGLLARTGLAVRAVNDVHAHGLGEAWCGAAAGKANALLLAVGTGIGGSHLLGGVPQTGAHHVGGHMGHFASPLATGVRCSCGRTGHLEAIAAGPAIHRNYLRLGGDPYVADTRELTALAHAGDLLAIQTLRTGGRAAGIAAGSLANILDPELIVFSGGMTGAGDLWWDAVREGFAAEAIDPLQQLELVPATLGNDAALIGAAGLFLAPQTSKD, from the coding sequence ATGAACAAAGCAACAGCACAGATGCGTCCCGAGGAATCGGGGCGCATCGCCGCGTTCGGCATCGATCTGGGCGGCACAAAGATCGCCGCGGGCCTGATCGACACCGAGGGCTCCGTCCTGGCCTCCGCCTCCGTTCCGACCCCCGCCACCGAGGGCGCCGAGGCGGTGCTCGACGCCGTCGCGGGACTCGTGGACGCGTTGGGCGCGGCACCGGAGGCCGCCGGCCTGCGGATCCGGGGCCTGGGCATGGGGGCCGCCGGGGTGATCGACGCGGGCAACGCCCGCGTGCTCTCGGCCACCGACACGATCCTGCACTGGGCGGGCACCGACCTGTCCGCCGGCCTGCTGGCCCGCACCGGGCTGGCGGTGCGCGCCGTCAACGACGTGCACGCCCACGGCCTCGGCGAAGCCTGGTGCGGCGCCGCCGCCGGCAAGGCCAACGCCCTGCTGCTGGCCGTCGGCACGGGCATCGGCGGCTCGCACCTGCTGGGCGGGGTGCCGCAGACCGGCGCACACCACGTCGGCGGGCACATGGGCCACTTCGCCTCCCCGCTGGCCACCGGCGTGCGCTGCTCCTGCGGGCGCACCGGCCACCTGGAGGCCATCGCCGCGGGACCCGCCATCCATCGCAACTACCTGCGCCTGGGCGGCGATCCCTACGTGGCCGACACCCGCGAGCTGACCGCCCTCGCCCATGCGGGGGACCTGCTGGCCATCCAGACGCTGCGCACCGGCGGGCGCGCCGCGGGCATCGCGGCCGGTTCACTGGCGAACATCCTGGACCCGGAACTCATCGTGTTTTCGGGCGGGATGACCGGTGCCGGGGACCTGTGGTGGGACGCGGTGCGCGAGGGATTCGCCGCCGAGGCCATCGACCCGTTGCAGCAGCTGGAACTGGTTCCCGCGACCCTTGGCAACGACGCAGCACTCATCGGCGCGGCAGGGCTTTTCCTGGCGCCACAAACCTCGAAGGACTGA
- a CDS encoding dipeptide/oligopeptide/nickel ABC transporter permease/ATP-binding protein: protein MAMLAPRNGLVARLSSGTTRFTALPLGSKIALLFLVLISLAAVFAPVLAPHDPLASGIPAQPPSSENLFGTDRLGRDIFSRLLYGARSSLLIGIGSVTLALILGGLLGALAATSAKWANETIMRIMDMLMAFPGIALAAALLASLGNTLPVIILAIAVIYVPQIARVVRANVLAQWGEDYVRAERVIGAGRFYILGTHVLRNCAAPVLVFATVMVADAIILEASLSFLGAGIQDPAPSWGNVIAYGRTLVLNGAWWATTFAGLTILLTVLALNILAEGMTDALVNPKSTKKSASNSETAAAKASKPAVDTAALERLRGELALLSETESRRTDRLSLGAGGTGEGEPKVILEVKNLSIRFPARFGDTRIVDNVSFTVREGETMGLVGESGCGKSITSLAIMGLLPETAKISGSIKFGGKELLPEGPDGFALAGDEKVYKGLRGEQIAMVYQDALSSLNPSMLVGDQLRQLTKRNGRTSPEELLRLVKLDPVRTLRSYPHELSGGQRQRVLIAMALSRKPKLVVCDEPTTALDVTVQKQVVDLLNELREQLGFAMVFVSHDLALVASLAHRVTVMYAGQVVESGPVPAVLKGPAHEYTQGLLGAVLSIESGATRLHQIPGSVPSPYSFSDGDRFAERSQRMDADPNMPTDFVPASSESEHFWASHETVSQGVRP from the coding sequence ATGGCTATGCTTGCCCCCCGAAACGGCCTCGTCGCCCGCCTGAGCTCCGGAACCACGCGCTTCACGGCGCTTCCGCTTGGCTCAAAGATCGCACTGCTCTTCCTGGTGCTGATCTCCCTGGCAGCCGTCTTTGCCCCGGTGCTCGCCCCGCACGACCCGCTGGCATCCGGCATCCCCGCCCAGCCCCCGAGCTCCGAGAACCTCTTCGGCACCGACCGGCTGGGCCGGGACATCTTCTCCCGCCTGCTCTACGGCGCCCGGTCCTCGCTGCTGATCGGCATCGGCTCCGTCACCCTGGCCCTGATCCTGGGCGGATTGCTCGGCGCGCTTGCCGCAACGAGCGCCAAATGGGCCAACGAGACCATCATGCGCATCATGGACATGCTCATGGCGTTCCCCGGCATCGCGCTGGCCGCGGCGCTGCTTGCCTCGCTGGGCAACACGCTGCCGGTGATCATCCTGGCCATCGCGGTGATCTACGTGCCGCAGATCGCCCGCGTGGTCCGCGCCAACGTGCTGGCCCAATGGGGCGAGGACTACGTCCGCGCCGAGCGAGTCATCGGAGCCGGCCGCTTCTATATCCTGGGCACCCACGTGCTGCGCAACTGCGCGGCCCCGGTGCTGGTGTTCGCCACCGTCATGGTCGCCGACGCCATCATCCTTGAGGCATCGCTCTCCTTCCTGGGCGCAGGCATCCAGGACCCGGCACCGAGCTGGGGCAACGTGATCGCCTACGGCCGCACCCTGGTGCTCAACGGCGCCTGGTGGGCCACCACCTTCGCCGGCCTGACGATCCTGCTCACGGTGCTGGCGCTGAACATCCTGGCCGAGGGCATGACGGATGCGCTGGTGAACCCCAAGTCCACCAAGAAGAGCGCCTCGAACTCGGAAACCGCCGCCGCCAAGGCCTCCAAGCCGGCCGTGGACACCGCCGCGCTGGAACGCCTGCGCGGGGAACTGGCACTGCTCTCGGAGACCGAATCCCGCCGCACCGACCGCCTGAGCCTGGGCGCCGGCGGCACCGGCGAGGGGGAGCCGAAGGTCATCCTCGAGGTCAAGAACCTCTCCATCCGCTTCCCGGCCCGCTTCGGCGACACCCGGATCGTGGACAACGTCTCCTTCACGGTGCGCGAGGGCGAAACCATGGGCCTGGTCGGCGAGTCCGGCTGCGGCAAGTCGATCACCTCGCTGGCGATCATGGGGCTGCTTCCCGAGACCGCCAAGATCTCCGGCTCCATCAAGTTCGGCGGCAAGGAATTGCTGCCCGAGGGTCCCGACGGGTTCGCGCTGGCCGGCGACGAGAAGGTCTACAAGGGCCTGCGCGGCGAACAGATCGCCATGGTCTACCAGGACGCGCTGTCCTCGCTGAACCCCTCGATGCTCGTGGGCGACCAGCTGCGCCAGCTGACCAAGCGCAACGGGCGCACCAGCCCCGAGGAACTGCTGCGCCTGGTCAAGCTGGACCCGGTGCGCACGCTGCGCTCCTACCCGCACGAGCTCTCCGGCGGCCAGCGCCAGCGCGTGCTCATCGCCATGGCATTGAGCCGCAAGCCGAAGCTGGTGGTCTGCGACGAGCCGACCACCGCGCTGGATGTCACGGTGCAGAAGCAGGTCGTGGACCTGCTCAACGAGCTGCGCGAGCAGCTGGGCTTCGCGATGGTCTTCGTCAGCCACGACCTGGCACTGGTTGCCTCGCTGGCACACCGGGTCACCGTCATGTACGCGGGCCAGGTCGTTGAATCCGGACCGGTTCCCGCCGTGCTCAAGGGCCCCGCCCACGAGTACACCCAGGGCCTGCTCGGTGCCGTGCTGTCCATCGAATCCGGTGCCACGCGGTTGCACCAGATCCCGGGTTCGGTCCCGTCGCCCTACTCGTTCTCCGACGGCGACAGGTTCGCCGAGCGTTCCCAGCGCATGGATGCAGATCCGAACATGCCCACCGACTTCGTGCCTGCAAGCTCCGAGTCGGAGCACTTCTGGGCCAGCCACGAAACAGTTTCACAGGGAGTCCGCCCATGA
- a CDS encoding TrkH family potassium uptake protein, giving the protein MRFTANRFRHLGRAFLPRHPAQAIALGFGTAIVVGTLVLMLPISKVGPGGAGPLEALFTATSAVCVTGLAVVDTATYWTTFGQVAILCLIQLGGFGIMSFASLLGVIMARRLGLKSRIQAAAETKSTGFGDVKSVLLGVLRITAMVELCAALLLALRFGLGYGHSFGQSLWLGFFHSVSAFNNAGFALFSDNLIGFVGDPWICMPIALAIIIGGLGFPVLFELGRHYRKPLHWTMNTKLVLTGTGILLAAGTAFISALEWNNPKTLGPLSAADKLLAGFFQSVMTRTAGFNSLDLGQMDPATWLGMDILMFIGGGPAGTAGGLKITTFAVLFFILLTEIQGGVAVNVFGKRLPRSVHREAITIVLLAVALVIGSTMALMLITDIGFDRLFFETVSAFATVGLSTGITASLPPAGQLLLVFLMFVGRLGPVTLASALALRARTPLYEFPKERPLIG; this is encoded by the coding sequence ATGCGTTTCACTGCAAACAGGTTCAGGCACCTGGGCCGGGCATTTCTGCCCCGTCATCCGGCCCAGGCGATCGCTCTGGGTTTCGGCACCGCCATCGTCGTGGGGACGTTGGTGCTGATGCTTCCGATTTCCAAGGTGGGCCCCGGCGGCGCCGGTCCCCTGGAGGCGCTGTTCACCGCAACTTCCGCGGTGTGCGTCACCGGCCTGGCGGTCGTTGACACCGCCACCTATTGGACGACGTTCGGCCAGGTGGCCATCCTGTGCCTGATCCAGCTCGGCGGCTTCGGCATCATGTCCTTCGCCTCCCTGCTGGGTGTGATCATGGCCCGCCGGCTGGGCCTGAAATCACGCATCCAGGCCGCCGCGGAAACCAAGAGCACGGGCTTCGGCGACGTGAAGTCGGTGCTGCTGGGAGTCCTGCGCATCACCGCGATGGTCGAGTTGTGCGCCGCGTTGCTGCTGGCCCTGCGGTTCGGGCTTGGCTACGGGCATTCCTTCGGACAGTCGCTCTGGCTGGGGTTCTTCCATTCGGTCTCGGCCTTCAACAACGCCGGCTTCGCCCTGTTCAGCGACAACCTCATAGGCTTCGTCGGGGATCCGTGGATCTGCATGCCGATTGCGCTGGCCATCATCATCGGCGGCCTCGGCTTCCCAGTGCTCTTCGAACTGGGGCGCCACTACCGCAAGCCCCTGCACTGGACCATGAACACCAAGCTGGTCCTGACCGGCACTGGCATCCTTCTTGCCGCGGGCACCGCATTCATCAGCGCCCTGGAGTGGAACAACCCGAAGACCCTTGGCCCCCTGTCCGCGGCCGACAAGTTGCTGGCCGGGTTCTTCCAATCCGTCATGACCCGAACCGCCGGATTCAATTCCCTGGACCTGGGCCAGATGGATCCGGCGACGTGGCTGGGCATGGACATCCTCATGTTCATCGGCGGCGGCCCGGCGGGCACCGCCGGCGGCCTGAAGATCACCACCTTCGCGGTCCTGTTCTTCATCCTGCTCACCGAGATCCAGGGCGGGGTGGCGGTCAACGTCTTCGGCAAGCGGCTTCCGCGTTCCGTGCACCGCGAGGCAATCACGATCGTCCTCTTGGCGGTGGCCCTGGTCATCGGCTCCACCATGGCACTGATGCTCATCACCGACATCGGCTTTGACCGGCTGTTCTTCGAAACGGTCTCGGCGTTTGCCACCGTCGGCCTGTCAACCGGCATCACCGCCTCGCTGCCCCCGGCCGGGCAGCTGCTGCTTGTCTTCCTCATGTTCGTCGGCCGACTGGGGCCAGTGACCCTGGCTTCGGCACTTGCCCTGCGCGCCCGCACCCCGCTCTACGAATTCCCGAAAGAGAGACCACTCATTGGCTAA
- a CDS encoding ABC transporter ATP-binding protein: MSAETNTPVVELRDIHVHHRARGGKLFAPNIVRAVNGVDFSVSRGETVGIVGESGCGKSTLASVLVGLQEPTSGTVLFRGKDASKRNAAGRKEFGRSVAVVFQDPSTALNPRLTISDILTDPLKIHGIGNAASRAAKVTDLLSVVGLPASAASAMPNQVSGGQRQRVAIARALALDPDIIVADEPTSALDVSVRAQVLNLLTDLKASLNLGMVFISHDIQTVRYVSDRICVMNAGQIVEQGTAAQVFENPSNEYTRTLLGAAPSLLQL, from the coding sequence ATGAGTGCCGAAACAAACACCCCGGTCGTCGAGCTTCGCGACATCCACGTGCACCACCGTGCCCGTGGCGGCAAGCTCTTCGCCCCGAACATCGTCCGGGCCGTCAACGGGGTCGATTTCTCCGTCTCCCGCGGCGAGACTGTGGGAATCGTGGGCGAATCCGGCTGCGGCAAGTCGACCCTGGCCTCCGTGCTGGTGGGCCTGCAGGAACCGACCAGCGGAACCGTGCTCTTCCGCGGCAAGGACGCTTCCAAGCGCAACGCCGCGGGCCGCAAGGAATTCGGCCGCTCCGTCGCCGTGGTCTTCCAGGACCCGTCGACGGCGCTGAACCCGCGCCTGACGATCAGCGACATCCTCACCGATCCGCTGAAGATCCACGGCATCGGCAACGCGGCATCCCGTGCCGCGAAGGTGACCGACCTGCTCTCCGTGGTGGGCCTGCCGGCCTCGGCCGCCTCCGCGATGCCCAACCAGGTTTCCGGCGGCCAGCGCCAACGCGTTGCGATCGCCCGGGCCCTGGCCTTGGATCCGGACATCATCGTCGCGGACGAGCCGACCAGCGCGCTGGACGTCTCGGTGCGCGCCCAGGTGCTGAACCTGCTCACGGACCTGAAGGCCTCGCTGAACCTCGGCATGGTGTTCATCTCCCACGACATCCAGACCGTCCGCTACGTCTCGGACCGCATCTGCGTGATGAACGCCGGGCAGATCGTCGAGCAGGGCACCGCCGCCCAGGTCTTCGAAAACCCGAGCAACGAGTACACCCGCACCCTGCTCGGTGCGGCCCCCTCGCTCCTGCAGCTCTAA